The genomic region TAGATATAATTACACAGAAAATAATGTAATTTATATGTGGTCACATATAGTTATACTTTAAATAATAACAACCTTCTACGCCATAAATTGATATATTGTATCTGCTTGGGCTGTGAAAGAAATGATTGCTCTATCAGTTTTACCACAGCCTCTTCACGTTTTAAAAAACGCTCAAAAGTAGCTGTGATTTGCTTGGGTTTTAAGCCAAAATTTATCCCTAATGCAACAAAATCCTCCCTTTTTAGTCGTTGTTTTTTAGCGTTGATCGTCAGGGCACTTTCCTCAGTGTCTGTAGGTAATACAAGGTGCACATTGAGTAGATCGTAAAAGGGAGTCAACTCCCATCTTCCTTCCTTTAGCAGTAGCGAATAGTTCTTCAAATGCATATCGTTATTGCCTATGAGGAAGCTGAATACTACCCCTTCAAAAAGCCTCAGCAAATCGAGTTGAGTGTTGCTTGAGTACGTCCGTACTGCTTTTCCTACCTTCTCCACTGAACTTCGATACTTGTCGTAACTTTCAGTAATCTGCATCATATCTATCTGATGGAACTTTCCTCCACCAACAGCTCTATCCATACGCTTGGTGATATATGCTAACTCACCCGACTGTAATCGTATCAGAGAGTGAGCTGCTACCTGTAAACCACAGAGCGTAGCTAAGTGCATTGTCAAGTCTTCATTCTCTGGCATTTCAGGGTAAGAAAGGGAAGGTGGTTTTAAGATATAATTCCCTTTGAGTACCCCCATAATAGTCAGCCGATGCCCTTCTTTTTTAGCCCCCTCACGGATAAGCCCTAATGAGAGCTTCGGCTGTACACCAGGGACTGCTACTGCCGAGCTGAGCACCTCACGAGCCAATACAACCATATCATCTAAGCTATAGTTGAGTGCGGGGGCTTTTGTACTACCAAAAAACCGACGCGCACAAGCAGGATGAAAATCCCCCTCTTCTAATGGTTGATAACAATATAAGCACTTATGGTTCATCATTTTTTTATTTTATAGGGATGATACTTACAGCTCCAATACAATCTCCACAACAAGCCAACAACAACCCCATACGATCAGTGCGATTCAGCCGCCAGCTTTCTGTAGCGATATCCAGTAACCACCCTTCAGGAATTAAGCCCTCAAAAAAAGCAAATAGTCGATTGCTTTCATAGTGCTTTTGCGTCGTAGGCATCGTTACCGAAATAGGAGCCTCAGGGTGCTTTGCTATATACACATCATCATATTCAAATACAAACTCCCCTGAATCCATTTCAGTGAGTATACCTGCTAAGTCATCGTTGTAAAATACCTTGCCTTGTCTCATTATAATATATCTTTTATGGGTATAGCAACCGTTTTACAACCAAACATCATCAGCACTTCATTGACTTTCGCAAGACTTACATTCTCCTTGCCCTGCTCTATTTTGCGTACTACAGTTAGTGCTACACCTGCTCGTAAGGCAAATTCCTCTTGCGTCAAGCCTGCTGCTCGTCGTCGTTCTTTTACGAATGTCGCTAAATCTTTATACATAGTATAATTAGTTTTGAGTTTGCAAAGATACATAAAATTATATGCAAATAGATATAATTATATAAAAATAACGCAATTTATATGCAATTGCATATAAAATATAAGGAAAATATAACTTTCTATCTCCTTTTCTTTTTATCATCCTTACCTTGCACGTCATCTCCCATTACCCCTAATAACGAATGAATTGCACAACTTTATAACTTTTTTTCAAGTAAGGAATATCCTTATCTCAACAAAAAACCATATCTTTGCACTCCCATTAATCACCAACCCCTAGTCCCTAACCACTAATCATTAAAAAAAGTGTATTTAATATTCGACACCGAAACCACGGGCTTGCCCCGCAATTATAATGCCCCTATCACCGATACGGACAACTGGCCTCGTGCAGTACAGATCGCGTGGCAGTTGCACGATGATATGGGGGAGCTCATTGAGCATCACGATTACCTCATCCGCCCCGATGGCTTTGACATTCCTTACGA from Capnocytophaga haemolytica harbors:
- a CDS encoding HipA domain-containing protein is translated as MMNHKCLYCYQPLEEGDFHPACARRFFGSTKAPALNYSLDDMVVLAREVLSSAVAVPGVQPKLSLGLIREGAKKEGHRLTIMGVLKGNYILKPPSLSYPEMPENEDLTMHLATLCGLQVAAHSLIRLQSGELAYITKRMDRAVGGGKFHQIDMMQITESYDKYRSSVEKVGKAVRTYSSNTQLDLLRLFEGVVFSFLIGNNDMHLKNYSLLLKEGRWELTPFYDLLNVHLVLPTDTEESALTINAKKQRLKREDFVALGINFGLKPKQITATFERFLKREEAVVKLIEQSFLSQPKQIQYINLWRRRLLLFKV
- a CDS encoding HipA N-terminal domain-containing protein, with product MRQGKVFYNDDLAGILTEMDSGEFVFEYDDVYIAKHPEAPISVTMPTTQKHYESNRLFAFFEGLIPEGWLLDIATESWRLNRTDRMGLLLACCGDCIGAVSIIPIK
- a CDS encoding helix-turn-helix domain-containing protein; this translates as MYKDLATFVKERRRAAGLTQEEFALRAGVALTVVRKIEQGKENVSLAKVNEVLMMFGCKTVAIPIKDIL